The following coding sequences are from one bacterium window:
- a CDS encoding peptidylprolyl isomerase, which yields MTQAKAGQQVKVHYTGKLNDGTVFDSSINGDPLTFTLGSGQVIAGFDSGVTGMAINETRTVNIPAVDAYGPYQEGMVVELPKTEIPAHLALKPGQRVQLKTPQGMITVNVVAETETTITLDGNHPLAGKDLTFDLQLVEILI from the coding sequence ATGACACAGGCTAAAGCGGGACAACAGGTTAAGGTTCATTACACGGGCAAACTCAATGACGGGACAGTTTTTGATTCGTCCATCAACGGGGACCCGCTCACCTTCACGCTCGGCAGCGGCCAGGTCATTGCCGGTTTTGACAGCGGCGTCACCGGCATGGCCATCAACGAAACACGGACCGTCAACATCCCAGCCGTTGACGCCTATGGGCCCTATCAAGAGGGAATGGTGGTGGAACTCCCGAAAACCGAGATCCCCGCCCACCTGGCGCTCAAGCCCGGCCAGCGCGTTCAGCTTAAAACCCCGCAAGGCATGATCACCGTCAATGTGGTCGCGGAAACCGAAACGACCATCACCCTCGATGGAAACCATCCTCTGGCCGGCAAGGACCTCACCTTCGACCTGCAGCTGGTTGAGATCCTGATCTAA
- a CDS encoding GIY-YIG nuclease family protein: protein MNEFHYVYRLRSCTHPDQIYTGLTDDLQARLQKHNEGGCPHTAKFRPWKIESCHAFDSREKAAAFEAYLKTGSGREFARRHF, encoded by the coding sequence ATGAATGAGTTCCATTATGTCTATCGTCTGAGAAGTTGTACCCATCCAGATCAAATCTATACCGGCTTGACTGACGATTTGCAGGCTCGCCTTCAAAAGCACAATGAGGGCGGATGCCCCCATACAGCAAAATTCCGCCCCTGGAAAATTGAATCTTGTCATGCCTTCGATAGTCGAGAGAAAGCCGCCGCTTTTGAGGCCTACCTCAAAACCGGGTCAGGACGCGAGTTTGCTCGACGTCACTTCTGA
- a CDS encoding leucine-rich repeat domain-containing protein — MNKRFLIGMAWGGAAVFLLATPTAVTAKGRIHATVHEPPQVRTVNQDYTYTTNNRTITITGYTGLGGAVIIPGTINSLPVTRIGDNAFFSCNKLANVTLSNGVTSIGNNAFRSCTGLTSMVIPPGVTRIEDLAFACCSSLATVTLPDSVTHIGDSTFSYCTSLTNLMIPKNLTIIRCGLFQYCIHLTHITIPGTVTTLQSDAFLGCKNLKEVHFNGNAPQLGSHVFDGSPATLYYRPGTSGWGAKFGDRPATTGE, encoded by the coding sequence TTGAATAAACGTTTTCTGATCGGAATGGCGTGGGGAGGCGCGGCCGTCTTTTTGCTGGCAACCCCCACGGCGGTGACTGCCAAAGGCCGCATTCACGCGACGGTGCATGAGCCGCCTCAGGTTCGGACGGTCAATCAGGATTACACCTACACAACCAACAACAGGACCATCACCATCACCGGCTACACCGGCCTCGGTGGCGCCGTAATCATCCCCGGCACCATCAATTCCCTGCCCGTCACCCGCATCGGGGATAACGCCTTCTTTTCCTGCAACAAATTGGCCAACGTGACGCTCTCCAATGGCGTCACCAGCATCGGGAACAATGCCTTTCGGTCCTGCACCGGCCTGACCAGCATGGTGATCCCCCCCGGCGTTACCCGCATCGAGGACCTGGCCTTCGCGTGCTGCTCCAGTCTGGCCACCGTGACACTCCCCGATAGCGTCACCCATATCGGGGACAGTACGTTCTCGTATTGCACCAGTCTGACCAACCTCATGATCCCCAAAAACCTCACCATCATCCGGTGCGGACTGTTCCAATATTGCATCCACCTGACCCACATCACGATCCCCGGCACGGTCACCACCCTCCAATCCGATGCGTTTCTGGGATGTAAAAACCTGAAGGAAGTCCATTTCAACGGGAACGCGCCCCAGTTGGGTTCGCATGTATTTGATGGGTCCCCCGCAACCCTCTATTACCGGCCGGGGACTTCTGGCTGGGGAGCCAAGTTTGGAGATCGCCCTGCGACCACCGGGGAATGA
- a CDS encoding type II secretion system F family protein, protein MSTFIEYGLGLMWAVFAGLGTWQCAQVLRQVTYVTLADGRQQERRIPFTFRLLFPLAPNLVPLFRRPSFEKANADVSHKLVAAGFGGMLTPEEFSAMKVLLPGILGVLLSALVLALIALVPGRVGVSLHNHGISFVIIILLGFYAYPGLWLRSVLADRQSRIQKSLPFVMDLLTLSVEAGLDFMSAMQRIVSKGKVDALEEEFLRVLREIQLGKTRRNALRDMSERVDQKDLRSVLNSLVQADELGVGIASILRIQSDQIRQRRFERAEKLANEAPVKMLFPLIAFIFPAVFLVLLGPIVLQIFRQM, encoded by the coding sequence ATGTCTACCTTCATTGAATATGGATTAGGTCTGATGTGGGCGGTGTTCGCCGGGTTGGGGACCTGGCAATGTGCCCAGGTGCTCCGGCAAGTCACGTATGTGACGCTGGCCGATGGGCGCCAGCAGGAGCGGCGGATTCCGTTCACCTTCCGGCTGCTGTTTCCGCTCGCTCCGAATCTGGTCCCGCTCTTCCGGCGTCCGTCGTTTGAGAAAGCCAATGCGGACGTGTCTCATAAACTGGTGGCCGCGGGGTTTGGCGGGATGCTGACGCCTGAGGAGTTCTCCGCCATGAAAGTGCTGCTGCCGGGCATTCTGGGGGTATTGTTGTCAGCCCTGGTGCTGGCATTGATCGCCCTGGTTCCCGGGCGGGTGGGCGTATCGCTCCACAATCACGGCATCTCGTTTGTCATCATCATCTTGCTGGGATTTTATGCCTATCCCGGGCTCTGGCTCCGGTCAGTGCTGGCGGACCGGCAGAGCCGGATTCAGAAATCACTGCCGTTTGTGATGGATCTGTTGACGCTTTCCGTTGAGGCCGGGTTGGATTTCATGAGCGCCATGCAGCGGATCGTCTCCAAGGGCAAGGTGGATGCCCTTGAGGAGGAATTTCTCCGGGTGTTAAGGGAGATTCAGCTCGGGAAGACACGGCGTAATGCGCTCCGCGACATGTCGGAACGGGTGGATCAGAAGGATTTGCGGTCGGTATTGAATTCACTGGTTCAGGCGGATGAACTGGGAGTGGGGATTGCCTCGATCCTGCGGATTCAGTCGGATCAGATCCGGCAGCGGCGGTTTGAGCGCGCCGAGAAGCTGGCCAATGAAGCGCCGGTGAAGATGCTGTTCCCGCTGATTGCCTTCATTTTTCCGGCGGTCTTCCTGGTGCTGTTGGGCCCCATTGTTCTTCAGATTTTCAGGCAGATGTAG
- a CDS encoding TadE family protein, with the protein MNALPRRRACSRDKRGQALIESCMVIAIICLIFFGIFQISQLFAAQEVLDYAAGRGARAITVGFNRFMVEKTVRVGAIANAGRLVNPAYQGGPAVEHALEAARIPLYLAADNHGQLGAILDYERWDTISFGSASSMGDGTFRFSVGQEVPLTNNPFSRAITADSSIDLSGENYLDEHYTLYMDDAGW; encoded by the coding sequence GTGAACGCACTCCCCAGGAGGCGGGCTTGCTCGCGTGATAAACGCGGGCAGGCCCTGATTGAGTCGTGCATGGTGATTGCTATCATTTGCCTTATTTTCTTCGGCATCTTTCAGATCTCCCAGCTCTTTGCCGCCCAGGAAGTATTGGATTATGCCGCCGGGCGCGGCGCGCGTGCCATCACGGTGGGCTTTAACCGGTTCATGGTGGAAAAGACGGTCCGGGTGGGCGCGATTGCCAACGCCGGACGACTGGTCAATCCTGCCTATCAGGGTGGGCCTGCGGTGGAACACGCTCTGGAGGCGGCCCGCATTCCGCTCTATCTGGCCGCTGACAATCACGGGCAGCTGGGGGCGATCCTGGACTATGAGCGGTGGGATACGATCAGTTTTGGATCGGCTTCTTCCATGGGGGATGGCACCTTCCGTTTCAGCGTGGGCCAGGAGGTGCCGCTGACCAACAACCCATTCTCGCGGGCGATTACCGCCGATAGCTCGATCGATCTGAGCGGCGAAAACTATCTGGATGAACATTACACCCTCTATATGGATGACGCCGGATGGTGA
- a CDS encoding ATPase, T2SS/T4P/T4SS family, with protein sequence MYLEIQNPDGSRKLMELSPGLYSMGSDEENKIVLKGTGVSGRHVILSLRGGSCWVEDLTSGDTLIDGALVHGRAEVIEGQVLQLGSIGLKFSSTRPAPPAPKAPPAAAPPPPVVVPAVSPPVKAPPKPVSPPVVASGADRDERLIAKRQAVKQQIHKELLERMDIKRLTATHIDETELHRRVLETVEGIVKDVAQRLPADISAPSLIKEVYDEAVGLGAIEDLLADPDITEIMVNGPQHIYVERRGRIELTDRTFLDEKTVLAVIERIVSPLGRRIDESQPYVDARLRDGSRVNAIIHPLSLIGPCLTIRKFSKIPMTSDDLVRYGTWTPEVRDFLKACIEARKNIIVAGGTGSGKTTLLNVLSSFLPAHERILTIEDAAELQLKQTHVVSLESRPPNIEGKGAVTIRDLVRNALRMRPDRIVVGECRGGEALDMLQAMNTGHDGSLTTIHANTPRDVISRMETLVLMSGMDLPIRAIREQITSAVDLIVHESRMSDGTRKVVNVTEVVGSEGERTTMQDIFVFEQTGLGAEGKVLGQIVPTGAIPTFLDDLKARGVTVDLAIFDRNRRG encoded by the coding sequence ATGTATCTTGAAATCCAAAATCCTGATGGAAGCCGCAAGCTCATGGAGCTTTCCCCGGGCCTCTATTCAATGGGGTCCGACGAGGAGAACAAGATTGTGCTGAAGGGGACCGGCGTGTCCGGCCGGCATGTCATTCTCAGCCTGCGCGGGGGCTCCTGCTGGGTTGAAGACCTCACGTCCGGGGACACGCTGATTGATGGCGCCCTGGTGCATGGCCGTGCGGAGGTCATTGAAGGACAAGTGCTGCAGCTGGGCTCGATCGGGCTGAAGTTCAGTTCCACACGACCGGCCCCCCCTGCGCCCAAGGCGCCGCCCGCCGCGGCTCCGCCACCGCCCGTTGTGGTGCCCGCCGTTTCGCCTCCTGTCAAGGCGCCCCCCAAGCCGGTATCCCCGCCTGTGGTGGCTTCCGGTGCAGACCGCGATGAGCGGCTGATTGCCAAGCGGCAGGCCGTTAAGCAGCAAATTCACAAAGAGCTGTTGGAACGGATGGATATTAAACGTCTGACGGCCACCCATATTGATGAAACCGAGCTTCACCGGCGGGTGCTCGAGACGGTGGAAGGGATCGTCAAGGATGTAGCCCAACGCCTGCCGGCCGATATTTCCGCCCCGTCGCTGATCAAGGAAGTGTACGATGAGGCCGTCGGACTGGGGGCGATTGAAGATCTGCTCGCCGATCCCGATATCACGGAAATCATGGTCAATGGCCCACAGCATATTTATGTGGAGCGCCGCGGGCGCATTGAACTGACGGACCGGACGTTCCTGGATGAGAAAACGGTATTAGCCGTGATTGAGCGGATTGTGTCCCCGCTGGGACGGCGTATTGATGAGAGCCAGCCTTATGTGGATGCCCGGTTGCGGGATGGCTCCCGTGTGAATGCCATCATTCATCCCCTGTCGCTGATCGGGCCCTGCCTGACCATCCGTAAATTCTCCAAGATTCCCATGACGTCCGATGATCTGGTCAGGTATGGAACCTGGACCCCTGAAGTGCGTGACTTCCTAAAGGCCTGTATTGAGGCCCGCAAGAACATCATTGTGGCCGGAGGCACCGGTTCGGGAAAAACTACCCTCCTGAATGTATTGAGCAGCTTTCTGCCGGCGCATGAACGGATCCTGACGATTGAGGATGCGGCGGAACTTCAACTTAAGCAGACGCATGTCGTCTCGCTCGAATCTCGTCCCCCGAATATCGAGGGCAAGGGAGCGGTCACCATCCGGGACCTTGTGCGGAATGCCTTGCGGATGAGGCCGGACCGGATTGTGGTCGGGGAGTGCCGTGGCGGCGAAGCGCTGGATATGTTGCAGGCGATGAACACCGGGCATGACGGCTCGTTGACGACGATTCACGCCAATACTCCCCGGGATGTGATTTCGCGTATGGAAACCCTGGTGCTGATGTCCGGGATGGATCTCCCCATCCGCGCCATCCGGGAACAGATCACCTCCGCCGTGGACCTGATTGTCCATGAATCGCGGATGAGTGATGGGACGCGCAAGGTGGTCAATGTAACGGAGGTGGTCGGGAGTGAAGGGGAGCGCACCACCATGCAGGATATTTTTGTCTTTGAGCAGACGGGGCTGGGCGCCGAGGGGAAAGTCCTCGGCCAGATTGTTCCCACCGGGGCCATTCCCACCTTTCTGGATGATTTGAAAGCGCGGGGGGTGACGGTGGACCTGGCGATATTTGACAGGAACCGGCGCGGCTAG
- a CDS encoding EamA family transporter, whose translation MITTTSWFHWAILSAVFAALTAIFAKIGIKGVDSDLATLIRTGIILVVLSAFVWYAGKWSNPLSLPSKTWLFLGLSGLATGASWVCYFRALQLGEASQVAPVDKLSLVLVAIFAFAFLGERPMLREWAGIAMVAGGVLLLSLKR comes from the coding sequence ATGATCACAACGACAAGTTGGTTTCATTGGGCCATTTTATCCGCCGTCTTCGCGGCACTCACTGCCATCTTCGCGAAGATCGGCATCAAGGGCGTCGATTCCGATCTGGCCACGCTGATTCGGACGGGCATCATCCTCGTCGTCCTTTCCGCTTTCGTCTGGTATGCAGGAAAATGGAGCAATCCGTTGTCACTCCCCTCTAAAACCTGGCTGTTCCTCGGTCTGTCCGGTCTGGCAACGGGCGCGTCCTGGGTGTGTTACTTCCGGGCCCTCCAGCTCGGGGAAGCCTCGCAGGTGGCCCCCGTCGACAAACTGAGCCTGGTACTCGTCGCCATCTTCGCGTTTGCGTTTCTCGGGGAGCGGCCCATGCTGCGCGAATGGGCGGGCATTGCCATGGTCGCCGGGGGTGTCCTTCTTCTCTCGCTCAAGCGCTGA
- a CDS encoding GDSL-type esterase/lipase family protein, with the protein MMSFQKGLSLAMSAVVGLSVGTCSAQELIVKNGAKIAFLGDSITQFGGNNPGGYVNLVIKGLEANGLKVSPIKAGISGHKSDDMLARVDRDVIEKKPDLMTLSCGVNDVWHGARGVVLDQYKTNITAIVDKAQAAKIQVVILTSTLIKAPDSVESVKLDAYNDFLRSLAKERNLPLADLSADMKAIIKEKGAKAGLTTDGVHMAINGDMMMATGVLRALGLNPSQIEKANEAWLDIPDTCAVTAKFTLRQYGKLSEKAGNGQSVDIYVKEQLSKLGEVSAK; encoded by the coding sequence ATGATGAGTTTTCAAAAAGGGTTGTCGTTGGCTATGTCTGCTGTGGTCGGGTTGTCCGTAGGGACCTGTTCTGCCCAGGAATTGATCGTCAAGAATGGCGCGAAAATCGCTTTCTTGGGGGATTCCATCACCCAGTTTGGCGGGAATAATCCCGGGGGTTACGTTAATCTGGTCATCAAGGGGTTGGAAGCGAATGGCCTGAAAGTGTCGCCCATCAAGGCCGGTATCAGCGGTCATAAATCCGACGATATGCTGGCCCGCGTTGATCGCGATGTCATTGAGAAGAAGCCCGACCTCATGACCCTGAGCTGTGGGGTGAATGACGTCTGGCATGGTGCCAGGGGCGTCGTGCTCGACCAGTACAAGACGAATATCACCGCCATTGTGGACAAGGCCCAGGCTGCAAAAATACAGGTCGTCATCCTGACCTCCACCCTGATCAAGGCCCCGGACAGTGTTGAAAGCGTGAAGCTGGACGCCTACAATGACTTCCTGCGGTCACTGGCCAAGGAGCGGAACCTTCCGTTGGCGGATCTGAGCGCCGACATGAAGGCGATCATCAAGGAAAAAGGGGCAAAAGCCGGTCTTACTACCGATGGGGTGCATATGGCCATCAATGGCGATATGATGATGGCCACGGGCGTGCTGCGCGCCTTGGGTCTGAATCCGAGTCAGATTGAAAAAGCCAATGAAGCATGGCTCGACATTCCTGACACCTGCGCTGTCACCGCCAAGTTCACCCTCAGACAATACGGCAAGTTGAGTGAGAAGGCTGGCAATGGTCAGTCAGTTGACATTTATGTAAAAGAGCAGTTGTCAAAGCTCGGCGAAGTTTCGGCGAAATAA
- a CDS encoding type II secretion system F family protein — translation MDSLYILWLVPGLYLLCLGGLTYFILDSFHSAAADYAAAYSENTSRQMEDMFLFIPPRRILELAAASAAVCFLLGFLLFGGVDGQAFLIGVGVGGLMAAVGWTIPKRVLAVLKQRRLERFNLQLVDSLINMSNALKAGFSLQQAIELVVKEGQNPISQEFGMYLHQMRVGLPMEEALASLQKRVGSADLALMVSAFETARQTGGNLTEVFEKIAHTIRERLRIELRIKTLTAQGRLQGVIVGAMPLLLGVAMFFLDPVMMLAFLHSGIGLAMLAAVIILELLGALLIRKIIKIDV, via the coding sequence ATGGATTCACTCTACATATTGTGGTTGGTGCCCGGGTTATACCTGCTCTGTCTGGGCGGGTTGACGTACTTCATCCTCGATTCATTTCATTCGGCGGCGGCCGATTATGCCGCGGCCTACTCCGAGAACACCTCCCGCCAGATGGAGGACATGTTCCTGTTCATTCCGCCGCGCCGCATTTTAGAGTTGGCGGCGGCCTCTGCGGCCGTCTGTTTTTTACTCGGATTCCTTCTGTTCGGGGGTGTTGATGGCCAGGCCTTTCTCATCGGAGTAGGGGTGGGGGGGCTGATGGCGGCCGTGGGGTGGACGATTCCCAAGCGGGTGCTGGCGGTGCTGAAACAGCGCCGTCTGGAGCGCTTCAACCTGCAGTTGGTGGATAGTCTGATCAATATGAGTAACGCCCTGAAGGCCGGTTTCAGTTTGCAGCAGGCGATCGAACTGGTGGTGAAGGAAGGCCAGAACCCGATTTCCCAGGAATTCGGAATGTATCTTCATCAGATGCGGGTGGGGCTGCCCATGGAAGAAGCCCTGGCGAGTCTGCAGAAGCGGGTGGGCAGTGCTGACCTGGCCCTGATGGTCTCGGCCTTCGAAACGGCGCGTCAGACGGGCGGTAACCTGACCGAGGTGTTTGAGAAAATTGCCCACACCATCCGGGAGCGATTGAGGATCGAGCTTCGGATCAAGACCCTCACCGCGCAGGGCCGGCTTCAGGGGGTCATTGTCGGGGCCATGCCGCTGTTGCTGGGGGTCGCCATGTTTTTTCTCGATCCGGTCATGATGTTGGCGTTCCTGCACTCGGGAATCGGGTTGGCCATGCTGGCGGCCGTGATCATATTGGAGCTACTGGGTGCCCTGTTGATCCGCAAGATCATCAAGATTGATGTCTGA
- the cpaB gene encoding Flp pilus assembly protein CpaB yields the protein MKQRMVLIISVVVGLLAFGMTQRYFHVRMADLEKERAELISSEKRVDVIAAGRDLPAGTVLIKKDLLAKSIPGREVTKNTVLVADQERVFGKKLKYSMDKTETMMWSYVDVPFRPGSGLAPVISKGMRAISISISGAAGVSGLAQPNDRVDVMGSFTFPSRKDPEKTEWVTLTILQDVSILATGQTLGKSEVGDRNRVAAGYSTVTVEVTPREAELLVFVENMRGHLTLSLRNPEDVSFEKNLPEVNFSMLEEEMPILNTYRQQIIRHKGVQ from the coding sequence ATGAAGCAACGCATGGTGTTGATAATATCGGTTGTGGTGGGCTTACTGGCATTTGGGATGACGCAACGTTATTTCCATGTCCGGATGGCGGACCTGGAAAAAGAGCGGGCGGAATTGATTTCCAGTGAAAAACGGGTGGACGTGATTGCGGCCGGTCGCGATCTCCCCGCCGGCACCGTTCTGATCAAAAAGGACCTGCTAGCCAAAAGTATCCCCGGGCGCGAAGTGACCAAGAACACCGTGCTGGTGGCGGATCAGGAGCGGGTGTTCGGTAAAAAGCTCAAATACAGCATGGATAAGACCGAGACCATGATGTGGTCATATGTCGACGTCCCGTTCCGGCCCGGCTCGGGGTTGGCCCCGGTGATTTCCAAGGGGATGCGGGCCATTTCGATTTCGATCAGCGGGGCGGCCGGGGTCAGCGGATTGGCTCAGCCCAATGACCGTGTGGATGTGATGGGCTCCTTTACCTTTCCCTCCCGCAAGGATCCCGAGAAAACCGAATGGGTCACCTTGACGATCCTGCAGGATGTTTCCATTCTGGCGACCGGGCAGACCCTGGGTAAGTCGGAAGTGGGTGACCGGAACCGGGTGGCGGCCGGCTACAGTACGGTCACGGTTGAGGTCACGCCGCGTGAGGCGGAACTGCTCGTCTTTGTCGAGAATATGCGGGGGCATCTGACGTTGTCGCTGCGCAACCCGGAAGATGTGAGCTTTGAGAAAAACCTGCCGGAGGTCAACTTCAGCATGCTGGAAGAGGAAATGCCCATCCTGAACACCTATCGTCAGCAGATCATCCGGCATAAAGGCGTCCAGTAG
- a CDS encoding MFS transporter — protein MLTSLKTRCRGMERNLILFLAGMALLGVSGGMMETTFNNYVSDTFNLGADARGILEFPRELPGFLTALFAGLLFFLAETRIAGFSALGIGIGLLGLAFIGPHWAGMLIFLTIWSTGAHLMMPVRSSISMELTTSAERGRRLGQIASTSIAASIIGCLIVWVTMRWLNASYRLIFVLGGLVTIAASGFLFAMRLPNAHLQRPKFIWNRHYWLYYVLAFLFGARKQVFITFGPWVLIRIFHQPAWIFAQLWIAAAVLGVFFQPALGRAIDRFGERAVLLVDSVLILLVCLGYGFAHHLPNPTAALGLLYACFVGDNLLFGVNMARDTYLSKIVLRRDHLAPTLSLGISINHLVSMSIPALGGLMWIRYGHSSVFLATAGIAVLMGLFSTLVRIPPAEA, from the coding sequence ATGCTTACTTCCCTCAAAACCCGGTGTCGCGGAATGGAACGGAACCTGATTCTGTTCCTGGCCGGCATGGCGTTGCTGGGCGTCAGTGGTGGCATGATGGAAACCACTTTCAACAACTACGTCAGCGACACCTTCAACCTCGGGGCCGATGCCCGGGGAATCCTCGAGTTTCCGCGCGAATTGCCGGGCTTCCTGACCGCGTTATTTGCCGGGCTGCTGTTCTTCCTGGCCGAGACCCGCATTGCCGGGTTTTCGGCCCTGGGGATCGGGATTGGCCTGCTAGGGCTGGCCTTCATCGGGCCCCACTGGGCCGGGATGTTGATATTCCTGACCATCTGGAGTACCGGCGCCCACCTGATGATGCCCGTCCGCTCCTCCATCTCCATGGAACTGACCACCTCCGCGGAACGGGGGCGGCGGCTCGGCCAGATCGCCTCCACCTCCATCGCCGCCAGTATCATCGGTTGCCTGATTGTGTGGGTGACCATGCGCTGGCTGAATGCCAGTTACCGGCTGATCTTCGTGCTGGGCGGACTGGTCACGATCGCCGCCTCGGGGTTCTTGTTTGCCATGCGGCTCCCCAACGCGCACCTACAGCGCCCGAAATTCATCTGGAACCGGCATTACTGGCTCTACTACGTGCTGGCGTTCCTGTTCGGTGCCCGCAAGCAGGTATTCATCACCTTCGGCCCGTGGGTCCTGATCCGCATTTTCCATCAGCCGGCCTGGATCTTTGCCCAGCTCTGGATAGCCGCCGCCGTTCTCGGCGTATTCTTTCAGCCGGCACTCGGCCGCGCCATTGACCGGTTTGGCGAACGTGCGGTCCTGCTGGTGGACTCCGTTCTGATCCTGCTGGTCTGTCTCGGCTATGGATTCGCCCATCACCTGCCGAACCCGACCGCCGCCCTGGGCCTGCTCTATGCCTGCTTCGTGGGCGATAACCTGTTATTCGGCGTCAACATGGCCCGCGACACCTACCTGTCCAAGATCGTGCTGCGGAGGGACCATCTGGCCCCGACCCTCTCACTCGGGATCTCGATCAACCATCTGGTATCGATGTCCATCCCCGCCCTGGGCGGTCTGATGTGGATTCGTTACGGTCACTCCTCGGTGTTCCTGGCCACAGCCGGTATTGCCGTACTGATGGGCCTGTTCAGCACCCTGGTCCGCATC
- a CDS encoding FHA domain-containing protein, with protein MGTDIHLLVTDGPDKGREIHVPREGVRIGRSSRNDISIADEAMSRFQCRFFIMAGDGLWVSDLGSANGTMVNGKLVQEQRLHVQDEILAGDTRIRVVNDGARAAQPESNVIMPASLRTAEASVDLGLRKDGVTRGPAAPNAMRRNLLWLVAIMAVLVLVVWLQKPLMALLSPPPPPPVQPQVDLPVLELKFERVEGSASNIFRYALELKKDSLLVQVDDLQNDRHVRRDKKVTPELQKDLARSIEAAGVLDLREDYSGLEPGLYNLSDLSVTIGAVTRRIRVMNQAEPEIFATTRGMIEEFGKNELGLAALAVDPATLIEKANAALLQGKKMGDEREVRNENLYNAIRAYKECEWYLETIQPKPAFLAEATTAKAECTRELQRRFDDLWFLAERSVKLREWKEADRQLKIICEMIPDRSDERNRTASQNLVEVERHLTTEK; from the coding sequence ATGGGTACGGACATACATTTACTAGTTACGGATGGGCCGGATAAAGGCCGGGAGATCCACGTGCCTCGGGAGGGCGTCCGCATCGGGCGTTCCTCACGGAACGATATCTCCATTGCGGATGAGGCGATGTCCCGGTTCCAGTGCCGGTTTTTCATTATGGCGGGCGATGGACTCTGGGTGTCCGACCTGGGGAGTGCGAACGGGACGATGGTGAATGGCAAGCTGGTCCAGGAACAGCGGCTCCATGTCCAGGATGAAATTCTGGCGGGGGATACCCGTATCCGGGTCGTCAATGACGGGGCGCGCGCGGCCCAACCCGAAAGCAATGTGATTATGCCGGCGTCCCTCAGGACGGCTGAGGCTTCCGTGGATCTTGGCCTCCGTAAAGACGGCGTGACGCGTGGGCCTGCCGCCCCGAATGCCATGCGCCGGAACCTGCTGTGGCTGGTGGCCATCATGGCGGTCCTTGTGCTGGTGGTCTGGCTTCAGAAACCGCTGATGGCCCTGTTGTCGCCCCCGCCGCCTCCGCCGGTTCAGCCTCAGGTTGACTTACCGGTCCTGGAATTGAAGTTTGAGCGGGTGGAGGGCTCGGCCTCCAATATTTTCAGGTATGCCCTGGAATTGAAGAAAGACTCCCTTTTGGTGCAGGTGGACGATCTGCAGAATGACCGGCATGTGAGGCGTGATAAAAAGGTGACGCCTGAGCTTCAGAAGGATCTGGCGCGCTCCATTGAGGCGGCGGGGGTATTGGATTTGCGGGAGGATTACAGCGGGCTGGAGCCGGGCCTGTATAACCTGAGCGACCTCTCGGTGACCATCGGGGCGGTGACGCGCCGCATCCGGGTGATGAATCAGGCGGAGCCTGAGATTTTCGCGACCACCCGCGGCATGATTGAGGAATTCGGGAAGAATGAATTGGGGCTGGCGGCCCTGGCGGTGGATCCGGCCACCTTGATCGAGAAGGCCAATGCGGCGTTGTTGCAGGGGAAGAAAATGGGGGATGAACGCGAAGTGCGTAATGAGAATTTATACAACGCCATCCGGGCCTACAAGGAATGTGAATGGTATCTGGAAACCATTCAGCCCAAACCCGCGTTCCTGGCGGAGGCGACGACCGCCAAGGCGGAGTGTACCCGCGAACTTCAGCGCCGTTTTGATGACCTGTGGTTTCTGGCCGAGCGCTCGGTTAAATTGCGGGAATGGAAGGAAGCCGACCGGCAGTTGAAAATCATCTGCGAGATGATCCCGGATCGTTCCGATGAACGGAACCGGACCGCCAGCCAAAATCTGGTGGAAGTAGAGCGGCACCTGACAACGGAAAAATAG